The Congregibacter litoralis KT71 genome contains a region encoding:
- a CDS encoding TetR/AcrR family transcriptional regulator, producing the protein MAQKRAEMIEETRAKLISAARAAFATVGYADSSMDELTAQAGLTRGALYHHFGGKKGLLEAVIAQIDAEISGRLAVIVEEAESTWDGFVQECIGYIKMAVEPEVQRIVLLDGPAVLGDPSQWPCQNVCIVNTRRSLQKLIEEAVIRPVDPLATAHLISGALLGASLWIASADDPRAASEKAVQGFLVLVAGLRRDTSPAQP; encoded by the coding sequence ATGGCACAAAAGCGTGCAGAGATGATTGAGGAAACGCGGGCCAAGCTCATCAGTGCCGCCCGCGCTGCGTTCGCAACCGTGGGGTATGCGGACAGTTCAATGGATGAGCTGACGGCCCAAGCCGGACTGACGCGCGGAGCGCTCTATCACCACTTCGGTGGAAAGAAAGGGCTGCTGGAGGCGGTCATCGCCCAGATTGATGCAGAGATATCTGGCCGACTGGCCGTCATCGTCGAGGAGGCGGAGTCCACCTGGGACGGCTTCGTTCAGGAGTGCATTGGCTACATCAAGATGGCCGTCGAGCCCGAAGTCCAGCGGATCGTCCTGCTGGACGGGCCAGCGGTTCTGGGCGATCCCTCCCAGTGGCCCTGCCAGAACGTGTGCATCGTGAATACGCGCCGCAGCCTCCAGAAGTTGATCGAGGAGGCAGTCATACGCCCCGTCGATCCCCTGGCGACGGCCCACCTGATAAGCGGGGCGCTGCTGGGCGCATCGCTGTGGATCGCCAGCGCAGACGACCCACGCGCCGCTTCCGAAAAAGCCGTGCAGGGATTTCTTGTACTGGTGGCGGGCTTGCGGCGGGACACCTCTCCCGCGCAGCCGTAA
- a CDS encoding efflux RND transporter periplasmic adaptor subunit — protein sequence MSTLPYLAVLPSWRRALPLAAASLLALSLAGCNSDAADAVAAPPPTVSVAPVSVRKIVLWDEFNGRVEAVESVALRPRVSGYIDRVNYEEGQIVKRGDVLFEIDARSYRAALARAEADLARARTQAALARSEAARAQKLASLQAASTEELEQRHAAADQAQANVQFAQAAVETAKLDLSFTQVRSPITGRAGRALVTAGNLVSADGQASILTTVVSLNPVHVHFDSDERTYLRYAHMARNGERPDQRSESIPVQVGLVGENGYPHAGNVDFVDNRVDAATGTIRARATLVNPDGLLTPGLYARVRLPGSGSFEAMLIDDKAILTDQSRKYVYVIDENNTAQRRDITLGRKAEGLRIVEEGLNPGDRVIVNGIQKVSVGMPVTAQDIEMAPAGRQIAQASE from the coding sequence ATGAGCACATTGCCTTACCTTGCGGTCCTGCCTTCCTGGCGCCGCGCCTTGCCGTTAGCTGCGGCGAGCTTGCTGGCGCTGTCCCTAGCTGGCTGCAATAGCGACGCCGCCGACGCGGTCGCCGCCCCTCCACCCACGGTCAGCGTGGCACCTGTGTCGGTGCGCAAGATCGTCCTATGGGATGAGTTCAATGGCCGCGTCGAGGCGGTGGAAAGCGTTGCGCTGCGGCCACGTGTGAGTGGCTACATCGACAGGGTCAATTACGAAGAGGGCCAGATCGTCAAACGTGGCGACGTGCTGTTCGAGATTGACGCTCGCAGTTACCGTGCTGCTCTGGCTCGCGCGGAAGCAGACTTGGCCCGCGCCCGCACGCAGGCCGCACTGGCACGTAGCGAAGCGGCCCGTGCTCAAAAGCTGGCTTCGTTGCAAGCAGCCTCCACCGAGGAGTTGGAGCAGCGCCACGCCGCCGCCGATCAGGCCCAAGCCAACGTGCAGTTCGCCCAAGCCGCAGTCGAGACCGCCAAGTTGGATCTGTCGTTCACCCAGGTACGTTCGCCCATCACAGGCCGCGCCGGACGTGCACTGGTCACGGCAGGCAACTTGGTGAGTGCTGACGGCCAGGCCAGCATCCTGACCACCGTAGTCTCGCTGAACCCGGTGCACGTGCATTTTGATAGCGACGAGCGTACCTATCTGCGCTACGCCCACATGGCTCGCAACGGAGAGCGCCCCGACCAGCGCAGCGAAAGTATCCCGGTGCAGGTGGGCCTGGTCGGCGAGAACGGCTATCCACACGCCGGAAACGTGGACTTCGTGGACAACCGTGTCGATGCGGCCACCGGCACCATCCGCGCACGCGCCACCCTGGTCAATCCCGACGGCCTGCTTACGCCGGGCCTCTATGCCCGAGTGCGCCTGCCGGGTAGCGGCAGTTTCGAGGCCATGCTGATCGACGACAAGGCCATCCTGACCGACCAGAGCCGCAAGTACGTGTATGTGATCGATGAGAACAACACCGCCCAGCGCCGCGACATCACGCTGGGACGCAAGGCCGAAGGCCTGCGCATCGTCGAGGAAGGTCTAAATCCCGGCGACCGCGTGATCGTCAACGGCATCCAGAAGGTTTCTGTCGGCATGCCAGTGACGGCCCAGGACATTGAAATGGCGCCTGCAGGCCGACAAATCGCCCAGGCGAGCGAATGA
- a CDS encoding EexN family lipoprotein translates to MTMKQIAPFLLVAALSACGQSETPKQATNVPTVEELVADPARLRELRRQCKTERPTMGDVLCNRVAEATNKRFFGYGNTPYTPPKF, encoded by the coding sequence ATGACCATGAAGCAGATCGCCCCATTCCTGTTGGTCGCCGCGCTGTCCGCTTGCGGCCAGTCCGAAACACCGAAACAGGCAACCAATGTACCGACCGTGGAAGAGCTGGTCGCAGATCCTGCGCGCCTGAGGGAGCTGCGCCGCCAGTGCAAGACCGAACGCCCGACGATGGGAGACGTGCTGTGCAACCGGGTGGCCGAGGCGACGAACAAGCGCTTCTTTGGCTATGGAAACACGCCCTACACGCCGCCGAAGTTCTGA
- a CDS encoding ArsR/SmtB family transcription factor, whose translation MDHEKVAASLAELGNSHRLSVFRFLVKAGHDGASVGDIQKGLGIPASTLSHHLARMAKVGLIRQEKHSRTIVCISEYGHLENLIGFLQEECCAGVRIAHEPEPL comes from the coding sequence ATGGATCACGAAAAGGTTGCAGCCAGCTTAGCTGAGCTAGGGAATAGTCACCGACTGTCCGTGTTCCGCTTTCTGGTCAAAGCTGGCCATGATGGGGCTTCGGTCGGAGATATCCAGAAGGGGCTGGGTATTCCTGCTTCGACGCTATCACATCACCTTGCGCGCATGGCCAAGGTAGGGCTGATCCGGCAGGAGAAACATAGCCGCACGATTGTCTGTATATCCGAGTATGGGCACCTAGAGAATTTGATCGGTTTCTTACAAGAGGAATGTTGTGCAGGTGTTCGGATTGCGCATGAACCAGAACCGCTTTGA
- a CDS encoding efflux transporter outer membrane subunit, whose translation MSPWRPPMTDSTRTDSVMLQTPSRIRPCLRRMPHLVLLPLVALTLAACAVGPNYKAPAAPQAVTYARQDPVAVSQLVPEADAQFWRELDDPVLHSLVENALHANHDIRIALSRYEQASALSRERRQDYYPTLGASGEISTQRASAAQAPDASRSDRDNDLHSAGLSVIWELDFFGRVRRSVESQRAETEASAADLAGVQVAMVAELTDAYFRLRGLQVQLQVARDNEINQADTLRLIEVLFENGRGTSFDADRARTQLALTRSRIPPLEAEAAVAAHRIAVLTGRTPAAMAEVLDHPAALPELPAQINAGAPGDLLRRRPDVAAAERRLAAATARIGVAMADLFPRFTLGGLIGTQALGFGSLFERDSETRMISLGVGGSFLDVGRVRSRIAAANSATAENLAVYERTVLRAMEETENALVRLSRAQTENAMLVQATEASRRAAKTARLQFEGGAIHVLDVLEAERSRLESEDLLAQSATRRATALVAVYKTLAGGWSHALPGPQGEAVAQRHKSGDRPELDELGEMSGYNAATLKRPLY comes from the coding sequence ATGTCGCCATGGAGGCCACCCATGACTGACTCCACAAGGACTGATTCCGTCATGCTTCAAACGCCATCCCGCATCCGACCATGCCTACGTCGGATGCCACATCTGGTACTGCTCCCTTTGGTGGCGTTGACGCTGGCAGCTTGCGCAGTAGGGCCGAATTACAAGGCACCTGCCGCGCCCCAGGCAGTGACGTATGCCCGCCAAGACCCCGTTGCCGTGTCCCAGCTTGTACCGGAGGCCGATGCGCAATTCTGGCGGGAACTGGATGACCCGGTGCTGCACTCTTTGGTGGAGAATGCTCTTCACGCCAATCACGACATCCGCATAGCACTGTCGCGCTACGAGCAAGCCAGCGCACTGTCGCGCGAACGTCGCCAAGACTACTATCCGACGCTGGGCGCGTCCGGTGAAATCAGTACCCAGCGCGCCAGTGCTGCACAAGCACCGGATGCGTCCCGCTCCGACCGGGATAACGATCTGCATTCGGCTGGCCTATCCGTGATCTGGGAATTGGACTTCTTTGGCCGAGTGCGGCGCAGCGTGGAATCGCAGCGCGCCGAGACCGAGGCCAGCGCAGCCGACCTGGCGGGCGTACAAGTGGCTATGGTGGCCGAGTTGACCGACGCCTATTTCCGCTTGCGCGGCTTGCAAGTGCAATTACAGGTCGCGCGGGACAACGAAATCAACCAAGCCGATACGCTGCGGCTGATCGAGGTCTTGTTCGAGAACGGCCGGGGCACGTCGTTCGATGCCGACCGCGCCCGCACGCAATTGGCGCTGACACGCTCGCGCATTCCGCCGCTTGAAGCTGAGGCTGCTGTGGCCGCCCACCGCATTGCCGTGCTCACTGGCCGCACGCCTGCGGCGATGGCCGAAGTGCTGGATCACCCCGCAGCCTTGCCTGAGCTGCCCGCCCAGATCAACGCCGGTGCACCGGGCGATCTACTGCGTCGCCGTCCCGATGTGGCTGCGGCAGAACGTAGGCTGGCTGCGGCCACTGCGCGTATCGGCGTAGCCATGGCAGACCTGTTCCCTCGCTTTACGTTGGGAGGGCTGATCGGCACGCAGGCGTTGGGCTTTGGTTCGTTGTTCGAGCGTGATAGTGAAACGCGAATGATCTCGCTCGGTGTGGGTGGTTCCTTCCTAGACGTGGGCCGGGTGCGGTCGCGCATCGCGGCGGCCAATTCAGCCACTGCCGAAAACTTGGCGGTATACGAGCGCACGGTGCTGCGCGCCATGGAAGAAACCGAGAACGCGCTGGTACGCCTATCGCGCGCGCAGACCGAGAACGCCATGCTGGTACAGGCGACCGAGGCCAGCCGCCGGGCAGCCAAGACGGCTCGCCTGCAATTTGAGGGCGGCGCCATCCATGTTTTGGATGTGCTGGAGGCCGAACGTTCACGCTTGGAGTCCGAAGACTTGCTGGCACAAAGCGCCACCCGCAGGGCGACGGCGTTGGTGGCGGTCTACAAGACGCTGGCCGGCGGCTGGTCACACGCCTTGCCCGGACCGCAGGGCGAGGCAGTCGCGCAGCGCCACAAAAGCGGCGACAGGCCTGAACTGGATGAACTCGGTGAGATGAGCGGCTACAACGCTGCGACTCTCAAACGGCCTTTGTACTGA
- a CDS encoding ISL3 family transposase, which yields MINSLSLPGYQLVDSDEQNEDIHFRLEAPTPVACEGCGVQGEFVRFGKRDVPYRDLPIHGKRVTLWVVRRRYTCRACKTTFRPQLPEMVDGFRMTLRLHEYVEKESFNHPYTFVAAQTGLDEKTVRDIFNARAEFLGRWHRFETPRILGIDELYLNKRYRCILTNIEERTLLDLLATRRQDVVTNYLMKLKDRQKVEIVSMDMWNPYRAAVKAVLPQARIVVDKFHVVRMANDALERVRKGLRKELKPSQSRTLKGDRKILLKRAHEVSDRERLIMETWTGAFPQLLAAYEHKERFYGIWDATPRLQAEAALDEWIATIPKGQKEVWSDLVRAVGNWREETMTYFETDMPVTNAYTESINRLAKDKNREGRGYSFEVMRARMLYTTKHKKKAPTAKVSPFYKKTIGYGLPDFAEELNYGVDLSTI from the coding sequence ATGATTAATTCGTTAAGCCTTCCTGGGTACCAGTTGGTGGATTCTGATGAGCAGAATGAAGACATACATTTTCGGCTTGAAGCACCTACACCAGTAGCCTGCGAGGGGTGCGGCGTGCAGGGTGAGTTCGTACGGTTCGGCAAGCGTGACGTTCCCTATCGTGATCTGCCCATCCACGGCAAGCGGGTCACTCTCTGGGTGGTCCGCCGCCGATACACCTGCCGGGCCTGCAAGACAACATTCAGGCCCCAGCTACCAGAGATGGTGGACGGATTCCGTATGACACTGCGGCTGCATGAGTACGTGGAGAAGGAATCCTTCAACCACCCCTACACCTTTGTGGCGGCACAGACCGGCCTGGACGAGAAGACGGTGCGCGACATCTTCAACGCCCGCGCCGAGTTCCTGGGGCGCTGGCACCGCTTCGAGACGCCCCGCATCCTGGGCATTGACGAGCTATACCTGAACAAGCGCTACCGCTGCATTCTGACCAACATTGAGGAGCGAACCCTGCTCGACCTGCTGGCCACCCGCCGCCAGGACGTGGTGACCAACTACCTGATGAAGCTGAAAGACCGGCAGAAGGTCGAGATCGTCAGCATGGACATGTGGAACCCCTACCGGGCAGCGGTCAAGGCTGTGCTGCCCCAGGCCCGTATCGTGGTCGATAAGTTCCATGTGGTGCGCATGGCCAACGATGCCCTAGAGAGAGTGCGCAAGGGCCTCAGAAAGGAGCTGAAACCGTCCCAGAGCCGGACTCTCAAGGGAGACCGGAAAATCCTGCTGAAACGCGCTCACGAAGTCTCAGACCGGGAGCGCCTCATCATGGAGACCTGGACAGGCGCGTTCCCGCAACTGCTGGCCGCCTACGAGCACAAGGAGCGCTTCTACGGCATCTGGGACGCCACCCCACGGCTCCAGGCAGAAGCCGCCCTGGACGAGTGGATAGCCACCATCCCGAAGGGCCAAAAGGAAGTCTGGAGCGATCTGGTCAGGGCAGTGGGAAACTGGCGCGAAGAGACCATGACCTACTTCGAGACGGACATGCCCGTCACCAACGCTTACACGGAGTCCATCAACCGACTGGCCAAGGACAAGAACCGTGAAGGGCGCGGTTACTCCTTCGAGGTGATGCGGGCACGAATGCTCTACACCACGAAGCACAAGAAGAAGGCACCGACTGCGAAGGTCTCTCCTTTCTACAAGAAAACCATCGGTTACGGACTGCCGGACTTCGCAGAGGAACTCAACTACGGAGTCGATCTATCAACCATCTGA
- a CDS encoding LysR family transcriptional regulator — translation MEIRHLRCFLAVAEELHFARAAERLHIEQSPLSRTIKELEESLGEQLFIRTSRSTRLTRAGKLFLEHVPRIFTALQQARDSVNAATNGFHGQLRIALSDGITPSRLPSLLALCRQEEPEVEIRLFEVPLSQQIKGLHDDLYDVGFAQSDEVGEGITAEAVWSDALMVAVPARHPLLKHKRIPLEEVLRYPLVLCDPHVCEGHARQVERVLRRIDMEPLIAERVASCDLMMALVSAGFALGLAGAPHIAGSREPGIVARPLAGRSPMLTTYVLHREGGSSDVLSRFIERVQAIESPDGIRATPPLEPDSQEEVES, via the coding sequence ATGGAGATTCGACACTTACGCTGCTTTCTCGCTGTCGCCGAAGAACTACATTTCGCCCGCGCGGCGGAGAGGCTGCACATCGAGCAGTCACCGCTGTCGCGCACTATCAAGGAGCTGGAGGAGAGCCTGGGCGAACAGTTGTTCATTCGTACCAGCCGCAGCACGCGGCTGACACGGGCGGGCAAGCTGTTTCTGGAGCATGTGCCGCGCATCTTCACCGCCTTGCAGCAGGCGCGCGATAGCGTGAATGCAGCCACCAACGGCTTCCACGGTCAGTTGCGTATCGCACTGTCCGACGGCATCACGCCCTCGCGCCTGCCGTCCTTGCTGGCGCTGTGTCGGCAGGAAGAACCCGAAGTCGAGATTCGCCTGTTCGAGGTACCCTTGTCGCAGCAGATCAAGGGACTGCATGACGACCTTTACGACGTGGGCTTTGCCCAGTCCGATGAAGTTGGAGAAGGCATCACTGCCGAAGCCGTTTGGAGCGATGCGCTGATGGTGGCGGTTCCTGCACGTCATCCGCTTTTGAAGCACAAGCGCATCCCGCTGGAAGAAGTGCTGCGCTATCCGCTGGTGTTGTGCGATCCGCACGTATGCGAAGGCCATGCTCGCCAAGTCGAGCGCGTACTGCGCCGGATAGATATGGAGCCGCTGATTGCCGAACGTGTGGCTTCGTGCGATTTGATGATGGCGTTAGTGTCGGCGGGCTTTGCGCTGGGCCTAGCCGGAGCGCCGCATATCGCAGGCAGCCGTGAGCCTGGGATTGTGGCTCGGCCGCTGGCGGGTCGCTCACCCATGCTGACCACTTATGTGCTGCACCGGGAAGGTGGATCCTCGGACGTGCTGTCACGCTTTATCGAGCGTGTGCAGGCCATCGAATCGCCGGACGGCATCAGAGCCACGCCCCCCCTTGAACCCGATTCCCAAGAGGAAGTCGAGTCATGA
- a CDS encoding permease encodes MSPQLQDALGMFAFLAIELSVLFIGISLLVGVLQRHIPPSKVEALLTSSGKRGYFLAAGLGAITPFCSCSTIPMLKGLIRARAGFGPMMVFLFSSPLLNPIVVGLLVATFGWTLTAIYVLAALVVAVGAGWLLHTLGFERYVRRTATQESSGCSSSASPCSATSTASSCGTNSCDTTPKTASCGADRKTTVSTSSECCDSQPTVTVKKEGKYSGVWREAWSDFIDVLPYLLIGIAIGSVIYGFMPTDLLEQYAGPDNPFAIPVAAVIGVPLYIRAEAVIPLAAALMAKGVGAGTVLALIIGSAGASLTELILLRSLFTLKLLAAFLAVIFAMAMIAGYATYLFF; translated from the coding sequence ATGTCACCTCAACTCCAAGACGCTCTAGGCATGTTCGCCTTTCTCGCTATCGAGCTATCGGTTTTATTCATTGGCATTAGCTTGCTGGTCGGAGTTCTTCAACGTCACATCCCACCATCCAAGGTGGAAGCGTTACTGACTTCCAGTGGGAAGCGAGGCTATTTTCTTGCTGCTGGTTTAGGAGCTATAACGCCCTTCTGTAGTTGCTCGACTATCCCCATGTTGAAAGGGTTGATTCGGGCACGGGCCGGTTTTGGGCCGATGATGGTGTTTCTTTTCTCATCTCCGTTGCTGAATCCTATCGTCGTCGGCCTGCTGGTTGCCACGTTTGGATGGACACTTACTGCTATCTATGTGCTCGCCGCTTTGGTGGTCGCGGTAGGTGCCGGATGGCTGCTTCACACGCTTGGCTTCGAGCGTTATGTGCGCCGGACGGCGACACAAGAGAGCAGTGGATGTAGTTCATCAGCAAGCCCGTGCAGTGCTACATCGACCGCATCGAGTTGCGGCACCAACAGCTGCGACACCACTCCGAAGACGGCTTCTTGCGGGGCTGATAGGAAGACAACAGTCTCTACGTCTAGCGAATGCTGTGACAGTCAACCCACTGTCACGGTTAAGAAAGAAGGGAAGTACAGTGGTGTGTGGCGGGAAGCTTGGTCGGACTTTATCGATGTGTTGCCTTACCTGCTCATCGGTATTGCGATTGGCAGCGTGATCTATGGTTTCATGCCCACTGACTTATTGGAGCAGTATGCAGGCCCAGATAATCCCTTTGCCATTCCAGTTGCCGCTGTCATCGGCGTGCCGTTGTATATTCGCGCTGAAGCCGTCATACCTCTGGCAGCGGCTCTGATGGCCAAAGGCGTGGGTGCCGGGACGGTGCTAGCGTTGATCATCGGCAGTGCCGGAGCCAGCCTGACTGAGCTCATTCTGTTGCGCTCTTTGTTCACGCTGAAGCTTTTAGCGGCGTTTTTAGCAGTCATTTTTGCTATGGCGATGATTGCCGGTTACGCCACCTACCTGTTTTTCTGA
- a CDS encoding efflux RND transporter permease subunit produces MNFARFFVDRPIFAAVLSIIIFVVGLIAIPLLPVSEYPEVVPPSVQVRATYPGANPREIADTVAAPLEASITGVENMLYMKSVAGSDGVLVLTVTFRPGTDPDDAQVKVQNRVAQAEPRLPEAVRQQGVVTVKQSHNETLVVQLRSPGDRYDALYLRNYAVLHVRDELARIQGVGDAKIYGSGDYAMRLWLDPDKIAALGMTAGDVVEAVREQNVQVSAGQLGAPPNPSGSDFLLSINAQGRLVTEEEFGDVIVKTGSQGQVTRLRDVARVEMDASSYSLMSLLNNKPAVAISVLEAPGANAIEISDQVRAKMDELAKRFPEGVEWSVEYDSTVFVRQSIKAVVNTLLEAIGLVVLVVILFLQTWRASIIPLLAVPVSVVGTFAVLLMLGFSINTLTLFGLVLAIGIVVDDAIVVVENVERNIAEGLAPLAAAHQAMREVSGPIVAISLVLCSVFVPMAFLSGVTGQFYKQFAVTIAISTVISAINSLTLSPALAARLLRPHGAAPDLPTRVLDRSLGWIFRPFNRFFLRSADGYGNSVSRILGRRGAVFLVYIALLVATGAVFKAVPGGFIPMQDKLYLIGVIQLPEGASLERTEALVRRVSDIALKTDGVYNAVQFPGMNGLQSTNTSNSGLVYFVLKPINERKHTATEIAEQLNERFAQEQDGLAFAIMPPPVMGLGAGSGFSLYVQDRNREGYAALQTATTELATAISQEPGFQYPISSYQANVPQLDAVVDRTKAKAQGVAVTDLFDTLQVYLGSAYVNDFTRFGRTFRVMAQADAPFRSSVEDVVKLRTRNANGDMVPIGSMVDVRKTFGPDPVIRFNGYPSADLIGESDPRLVSSSQALQQVQSIADKVLPPGMQLEWTDLSYQQVTQSNTALVVFPLAVLLVFLVLAALYESWTLPLAVILIVPMSLLSAMTGVWLAGGDSNIFVQIGLIVLIGLASKNAILIVEFARELERKGHSILDAALEASRLRLRPIIMTSIAFIAGVVPLMVGSGAGAEIRQVMGVTVFAGMLGVTLFGLFLTPVFYVALRRLATRKPRRQANVAMEATHD; encoded by the coding sequence ATGAACTTTGCCCGCTTTTTCGTGGACAGGCCGATTTTTGCGGCCGTGCTGTCCATCATCATTTTCGTGGTTGGGTTGATCGCGATCCCGCTCTTGCCCGTCAGCGAGTACCCGGAAGTCGTGCCACCCAGCGTACAGGTTCGCGCCACGTATCCTGGCGCAAATCCGCGCGAAATCGCCGACACGGTAGCCGCACCACTGGAGGCATCCATCACCGGCGTGGAAAACATGCTCTACATGAAGTCCGTGGCCGGTAGTGATGGCGTGTTGGTGCTGACCGTCACCTTCCGTCCTGGCACCGATCCCGACGACGCCCAGGTCAAGGTACAGAACCGTGTCGCCCAGGCAGAGCCGCGTCTTCCCGAAGCGGTGCGCCAGCAAGGTGTGGTGACCGTCAAACAGTCCCACAACGAAACGCTGGTCGTGCAGTTGCGCTCGCCGGGCGATCGCTATGACGCGCTGTACCTGCGCAACTATGCCGTGCTCCATGTACGCGACGAGTTGGCACGCATCCAGGGGGTGGGCGATGCCAAGATCTACGGCTCTGGCGACTACGCCATGCGCTTATGGCTGGACCCCGACAAAATTGCGGCGCTGGGTATGACCGCCGGCGATGTGGTCGAAGCCGTGCGCGAACAGAACGTCCAGGTCTCGGCCGGTCAACTAGGTGCGCCGCCCAACCCCTCGGGAAGCGACTTCCTCCTGTCCATCAATGCGCAGGGCCGGCTGGTGACGGAAGAAGAGTTCGGCGACGTCATCGTCAAGACCGGATCGCAGGGTCAGGTCACCCGGCTGCGAGATGTGGCGCGCGTGGAAATGGACGCATCCAGCTACTCGCTGATGTCGTTGCTCAACAACAAGCCTGCTGTCGCGATCTCTGTCCTTGAAGCCCCGGGCGCCAATGCCATCGAAATCTCGGATCAAGTCCGCGCGAAGATGGACGAGTTGGCCAAGCGCTTTCCCGAGGGAGTGGAATGGTCGGTGGAGTATGACTCAACTGTCTTCGTGCGTCAGTCGATCAAGGCGGTCGTCAACACTCTGCTGGAAGCCATCGGACTGGTGGTGCTGGTGGTGATCTTGTTCCTTCAGACTTGGCGTGCCTCCATCATCCCACTGCTAGCCGTGCCGGTGTCGGTGGTAGGCACCTTCGCCGTGCTGCTGATGCTGGGCTTTTCCATCAATACGCTCACGCTTTTTGGACTCGTGCTTGCCATCGGGATCGTGGTGGACGACGCGATCGTGGTGGTGGAAAACGTCGAGCGCAACATCGCCGAAGGGCTGGCGCCGCTGGCTGCGGCCCATCAGGCCATGCGCGAAGTCAGTGGCCCCATCGTCGCCATCTCGCTGGTGCTGTGCTCGGTATTCGTGCCTATGGCATTCCTGTCCGGCGTGACAGGGCAGTTCTACAAACAGTTCGCCGTCACCATTGCGATCTCCACGGTAATTTCGGCCATCAACTCGCTGACGCTGTCGCCTGCGCTGGCCGCGCGCCTGCTTCGCCCGCATGGTGCCGCGCCAGACCTGCCCACGCGGGTGCTGGATCGCAGTCTGGGCTGGATATTCCGGCCGTTCAACCGTTTCTTCCTGCGCAGCGCGGATGGCTATGGAAACAGCGTGTCGCGCATCCTCGGGCGGCGTGGTGCGGTGTTTCTCGTCTACATCGCGCTACTGGTGGCGACGGGAGCTGTGTTCAAGGCCGTCCCTGGCGGATTCATCCCCATGCAGGACAAGCTGTATCTCATCGGTGTCATCCAGCTACCCGAGGGTGCATCCCTGGAGCGCACGGAAGCGCTGGTCCGCCGTGTGAGCGACATCGCGCTCAAGACCGATGGCGTCTACAACGCCGTGCAGTTCCCGGGCATGAACGGCTTGCAGTCGACCAACACGTCCAATAGCGGCCTAGTGTATTTCGTACTCAAGCCCATCAATGAGCGCAAGCACACTGCAACCGAGATTGCGGAACAGTTGAACGAGCGCTTCGCTCAGGAGCAGGACGGTCTGGCCTTTGCCATCATGCCGCCCCCTGTCATGGGGCTGGGCGCGGGTTCCGGGTTCTCTCTTTACGTGCAGGATCGCAACCGTGAGGGCTATGCCGCATTGCAGACGGCGACCACCGAGCTGGCGACGGCCATCTCGCAAGAACCGGGATTCCAATATCCGATCAGTTCCTATCAGGCCAATGTGCCGCAGCTTGACGCCGTAGTGGACCGCACCAAGGCGAAGGCACAGGGCGTGGCCGTGACCGATCTTTTCGATACGCTGCAAGTGTACCTGGGTTCGGCGTATGTCAACGACTTCACGCGCTTTGGCCGCACCTTCCGGGTGATGGCTCAGGCGGACGCACCGTTCCGCAGTTCTGTCGAGGACGTGGTCAAACTGCGCACCCGCAACGCCAATGGCGACATGGTGCCCATCGGCAGCATGGTGGACGTGCGCAAGACATTCGGCCCCGATCCCGTCATCCGCTTCAACGGCTATCCATCTGCCGACCTGATTGGTGAGTCAGATCCGCGTCTGGTGTCGTCATCGCAGGCATTGCAGCAAGTGCAATCCATTGCAGACAAGGTGCTGCCGCCAGGCATGCAACTGGAGTGGACCGACCTCAGCTACCAGCAGGTCACGCAAAGCAATACCGCGCTGGTGGTGTTCCCGCTGGCGGTACTGTTGGTCTTCCTGGTGCTGGCGGCACTGTACGAAAGCTGGACGTTGCCGCTGGCCGTCATCCTGATCGTGCCCATGAGCCTGTTGTCGGCCATGACGGGCGTGTGGCTCGCGGGTGGTGACAGCAACATCTTCGTGCAGATTGGCTTGATAGTGCTGATTGGTCTGGCCTCCAAGAATGCCATTCTGATCGTGGAGTTCGCCCGCGAACTTGAGCGCAAGGGTCACAGCATCCTCGATGCCGCGCTGGAGGCATCACGCCTTCGTCTGCGGCCGATCATCATGACTTCCATCGCTTTCATCGCTGGCGTGGTGCCGCTGATGGTCGGTTCCGGCGCAGGCGCGGAGATTCGCCAGGTTATGGGAGTGACTGTGTTCGCCGGCATGCTCGGCGTGACCTTGTTCGGTTTATTCCTGACTCCTGTTTTCTACGTCGCCTTACGCAGGCTCGCGACGCGCAAGCCACGTCGCCAGGCAAATGTCGCCATGGAGGCCACCCATGACTGA